One segment of Rhodopirellula baltica SH 1 DNA contains the following:
- a CDS encoding protein kinase domain-containing protein, which yields MTNDKDRQGEPDHGLPEDENATENHFSLDETVEETDSIERNDHRGLSETVDHVDLYATLDEGNIIPVAPSNDPDATVADLDKTVEETDQTVQDTDQTIIENSLTVTDADATIADASSTVSDVNETVAEDADFDPDETLLEADQTVSDSNVTVVDETLNDVDATVQESDLTVVETEATVDLNATLDETAEKTIPTIHANSKTREDANEATEGTILTDEDIGQTINPRELTSEDVSYWSKLSQEFHTGAATVASFSEFGSAVAGSSLPLRGRQVTTPQESETEASDYRLVRLLGKGGMGNVFVARQGSLDRLIAVKIIKPLEEDKRDALRKQGRLESTENSRRQQFLTEAVITGDLDHPNIVPIHDVAVTGENTLFYAMKRVVGTPWNKIIGEKSRDENLEILIKVADAIAFAHTRGIIHRDIKPENVMLGDFGVVMVMDWGIALAMPQFEKLNSITPAKGLGGTPSFMAPEMATGPLEAIGPAADIYLLGATLFMIVTGKAPHHAKNVRECLRAVATNEIREVDPRHEGELLNIARKAMATRIEDRYSSVIEFQEAIREYRSHSESISLAARATDDLNKAEQTLSYTLFSRATFGFEEALHLWDGNQTAREGIARARLAHASAAHDNKDFDLGLSLLKPDGLLLHDSPEHETLATKLEQSIQDRKARESRFKFLKRAVAAMLLFIFVGGAFALVTINAKEQEARQFAENAELRRKEAEEQRKIAEGATKQARNNLQLAEDNLDRALAGEELAKKNAEKADANAKEAVENAKLAVKNAKEAERNEKRAELNAEEARISANAALVAQEKAEIARAEAEYESYVSQIGLAKARVDRNEFSDARRILSELTEDYRQRFPNDPLPWELRWLSATVHQSKTVASLPVIADQLLLAQAPTSESRRGLIVQDNGKIATFSLANTGRLAMAEAWSDPNGGFVTAAAMNESGEQVALGMLDGKIEIWNEDLSVRVSRLPAHDGPVSDLGFADSNTLVSSSTDRTIRLWNLNSRNESDIPAYSEHWHVGPVTQVAAVRDGETVWVSAAVNDSARGRVAVWNIGVNRDGAGTRVGRFMQHDSEVSALSAWMEDDSPVFASGDTDGNVFVWGQGDLVDADPKKSIESAVQDLASVDASNTRIDEPKASAEPAPIHRGGVQAIRYDKTIDRLITAGKDYVVRTWKLADIPHEAELGPWARERSLRGHGGAVKAAVFVPASGGDVLSLGDDQTLRYWESETGRLDSRLEEDLTSARASSNQDLAADGLDAFETAAHDDEIWSARFSPDGTKVVTSSRDHTARVLSIDPGTSRFDTRLTISSDQSSSEEDGGTLEEGSAFGAMSMRMDPVHRRLFLGNADATVRIWDIDRGTELGSVRGTGLNDVLAVSKDGSLLATGSSSAESDVLVWKLDPSKQVSPRLLHRLNGHEESVAALAISPDSQWLFSGDRAGRGRVWDLQTGEPVGEPIDDLLGFRINTASFAGDSKSVWVGSDNQSLMRWRWSDRTWVDRHDTNGFVMNLVVSPDGRQAITIDQSKRTDRTISNVTWWDLSNGKQQRLLSETFSNDQTSAFGGRPNFGGAAFSTDGRLARLVVTPAGGRSSRVETWDLSGNVGTAKRVAAVELPERIGECTAVASLQGARFVTMHGNAAFRWDGDSNTHLMSYRAHGAVTRATFAGGDRRVITASRSVKVWDAESGKTVGKLESPHEGTVRAIAISPKETFRLVTGGDDSRVRVWDFDEETGSFQSVRQWNDPILQGGIASLDFSPDGSCLLATTNQGAATLMRMDGKATLNLVADPSLGKLNVGRFSNDSRWVAVGGSDNVARMWDVSKWFKNPRLGGADMKAPIQLIGHAEPIADLAVLSNPLRLFTASEDRSVRVWDPIAQGANHDEQARFGRELLELRGHKNALSALDLTDKGDLMMTASEDGTVRLWPAMVDPD from the coding sequence GTGACGAATGATAAAGATCGACAAGGCGAACCAGATCACGGTTTACCGGAGGATGAGAATGCGACCGAAAACCATTTCAGTTTGGATGAGACGGTTGAGGAAACCGATTCGATTGAACGAAACGATCATCGCGGGCTGAGCGAAACGGTCGATCATGTCGACTTGTATGCAACCTTGGACGAAGGCAATATCATTCCGGTCGCTCCTTCAAACGATCCGGATGCGACGGTCGCTGATTTGGACAAAACCGTCGAGGAAACCGACCAGACGGTGCAAGATACCGATCAAACCATCATTGAAAATTCCCTGACCGTAACGGACGCCGATGCAACGATTGCGGATGCGTCTTCGACGGTTTCAGATGTGAATGAAACGGTCGCGGAAGACGCTGACTTTGACCCAGATGAAACGCTGCTTGAGGCGGACCAAACGGTATCGGACTCCAATGTCACGGTTGTCGACGAAACATTGAACGATGTCGACGCAACCGTCCAAGAGTCGGACCTGACCGTGGTGGAAACAGAGGCCACCGTTGATCTCAATGCGACGTTGGATGAAACGGCGGAAAAAACGATCCCCACCATCCACGCCAATTCCAAGACTCGAGAGGATGCGAACGAGGCGACCGAGGGAACCATCCTGACCGACGAAGACATTGGTCAAACCATCAACCCTCGCGAATTGACATCCGAGGACGTGAGTTATTGGTCCAAACTGTCGCAGGAATTTCACACCGGTGCGGCGACGGTTGCGTCGTTTAGTGAGTTTGGATCGGCGGTTGCCGGTTCGTCGTTGCCTCTGCGTGGGCGGCAAGTCACGACTCCGCAGGAAAGCGAAACCGAAGCGTCGGACTACCGATTGGTTCGGTTGCTTGGCAAAGGTGGGATGGGCAATGTTTTCGTTGCTCGGCAAGGATCTTTGGATCGATTGATCGCGGTCAAGATCATCAAGCCGTTGGAAGAAGACAAACGCGACGCACTTCGGAAACAGGGGAGATTGGAGTCCACTGAGAACAGCCGGCGTCAGCAGTTCTTGACCGAAGCGGTGATCACCGGCGACTTGGATCACCCCAACATCGTTCCCATTCACGACGTTGCGGTGACTGGTGAGAACACTTTGTTCTACGCCATGAAACGTGTCGTCGGCACGCCTTGGAACAAAATCATCGGCGAGAAGTCGCGGGATGAGAATCTCGAGATTCTCATCAAAGTGGCCGACGCAATCGCGTTCGCTCACACGCGAGGGATCATTCACCGAGACATCAAACCAGAAAACGTGATGTTAGGTGACTTTGGTGTCGTGATGGTGATGGATTGGGGAATCGCGTTGGCGATGCCTCAGTTTGAAAAACTCAATTCAATCACACCCGCGAAAGGATTGGGTGGCACACCATCGTTCATGGCGCCTGAAATGGCGACGGGACCGTTAGAGGCGATCGGTCCAGCGGCGGATATCTATTTGCTCGGCGCAACGCTGTTCATGATCGTCACCGGCAAGGCGCCGCACCACGCAAAGAATGTTCGAGAGTGTTTGCGAGCGGTCGCGACCAACGAAATTCGCGAAGTGGACCCACGGCACGAAGGCGAACTGCTCAACATTGCTCGCAAAGCGATGGCGACTCGCATCGAAGACCGCTATTCGAGCGTGATCGAGTTCCAAGAAGCCATTCGCGAATACCGATCGCACTCCGAAAGCATCTCGTTGGCGGCCAGGGCGACAGATGATCTGAACAAGGCCGAGCAGACGCTTTCGTACACGTTGTTCTCACGAGCGACGTTTGGGTTTGAGGAAGCACTTCATCTGTGGGATGGAAACCAAACAGCGCGAGAGGGCATCGCTCGGGCGCGGTTGGCTCACGCTTCCGCAGCTCATGACAACAAAGACTTTGATCTTGGTTTGTCGTTGCTGAAACCGGATGGCTTGTTGCTGCATGATTCGCCCGAGCACGAAACCCTGGCGACGAAGCTGGAACAATCCATTCAGGATCGCAAGGCTCGTGAGTCGCGGTTCAAGTTCTTGAAGCGTGCCGTCGCTGCGATGTTGTTGTTCATCTTTGTCGGCGGTGCGTTCGCATTGGTGACGATCAACGCGAAAGAACAAGAGGCACGGCAATTTGCAGAGAATGCGGAGCTGAGACGCAAGGAAGCTGAGGAGCAAAGGAAAATCGCAGAAGGTGCGACCAAACAAGCGAGAAACAATTTGCAATTGGCCGAGGATAACTTGGATCGCGCTCTGGCTGGGGAAGAGTTAGCGAAAAAAAACGCGGAGAAGGCGGACGCGAATGCAAAGGAAGCCGTCGAAAACGCGAAGCTCGCTGTTAAGAATGCGAAGGAAGCGGAACGCAACGAAAAACGCGCCGAGTTAAATGCAGAGGAGGCTCGCATCAGTGCAAACGCCGCCCTGGTTGCTCAGGAGAAGGCCGAGATCGCTCGAGCCGAGGCGGAATATGAGTCGTATGTTTCGCAGATCGGGCTGGCCAAAGCGCGTGTGGATCGGAACGAGTTCTCCGACGCTCGACGGATTCTTTCGGAGTTGACCGAAGACTATCGACAGCGGTTTCCCAACGATCCATTACCGTGGGAACTGCGCTGGTTGTCAGCGACCGTTCATCAATCCAAAACAGTCGCTTCGCTACCTGTGATCGCGGATCAATTGTTGTTGGCTCAGGCTCCAACGAGTGAGTCTCGGCGTGGTTTGATTGTTCAAGATAATGGGAAGATTGCGACGTTTTCTCTTGCCAATACTGGTCGATTGGCGATGGCGGAAGCATGGAGCGATCCCAATGGTGGATTCGTCACGGCTGCGGCGATGAATGAATCAGGTGAACAAGTTGCACTCGGAATGCTCGACGGAAAAATCGAAATTTGGAACGAGGATTTGTCCGTTCGCGTTTCACGATTGCCGGCGCACGACGGACCGGTTAGCGATCTTGGTTTTGCCGACTCGAATACTTTGGTTTCGTCATCCACAGATCGCACCATTCGGCTTTGGAACTTGAATTCGAGAAATGAAAGCGACATTCCTGCTTACAGCGAACACTGGCACGTCGGTCCGGTCACGCAGGTCGCTGCTGTTCGCGATGGTGAAACGGTTTGGGTTTCTGCGGCGGTAAACGATTCGGCACGTGGCCGTGTGGCGGTTTGGAACATCGGTGTCAATCGAGACGGAGCGGGGACGCGGGTTGGCCGTTTCATGCAGCATGATTCGGAGGTCTCTGCGTTGTCGGCTTGGATGGAGGATGACTCTCCCGTGTTCGCAAGCGGTGACACCGATGGGAATGTTTTCGTTTGGGGGCAAGGCGATTTGGTTGATGCGGATCCGAAAAAAAGCATTGAAAGTGCGGTTCAGGATTTGGCTTCGGTTGATGCATCTAATACCCGCATTGATGAACCCAAAGCGTCAGCCGAACCCGCACCAATTCATCGTGGCGGGGTGCAGGCCATTCGTTATGACAAAACGATCGATCGCCTGATCACCGCTGGCAAGGATTACGTGGTGCGAACTTGGAAGCTCGCAGACATTCCGCACGAGGCTGAACTCGGGCCATGGGCTCGCGAACGATCTTTGCGAGGTCACGGGGGTGCGGTGAAGGCAGCTGTGTTTGTTCCTGCATCAGGTGGGGACGTGCTGTCTTTGGGCGACGATCAAACGCTTCGATATTGGGAATCGGAAACGGGTCGGTTGGACAGCAGATTGGAAGAGGATCTCACTTCCGCTCGGGCATCGAGCAATCAAGATTTAGCGGCGGATGGTTTGGACGCCTTCGAAACGGCCGCTCATGACGATGAAATTTGGTCGGCCCGATTCAGCCCCGATGGAACGAAGGTCGTGACATCCAGTCGCGATCACACGGCGCGAGTGTTGTCGATAGATCCCGGCACCTCCCGCTTCGACACGCGACTGACGATCTCATCGGATCAGTCGTCGTCGGAGGAAGATGGTGGAACACTGGAAGAAGGCAGCGCGTTCGGTGCAATGTCCATGCGAATGGACCCTGTGCATCGCCGGTTGTTCCTCGGCAATGCCGACGCGACGGTCCGCATTTGGGACATCGATCGTGGGACAGAACTCGGCAGCGTTCGTGGCACGGGGCTGAACGATGTGTTGGCGGTTTCGAAAGATGGAAGTCTTCTTGCTACCGGTTCCAGTTCCGCCGAATCGGATGTTTTGGTCTGGAAGTTGGACCCGTCCAAGCAAGTCTCTCCTCGGTTACTGCATCGTTTGAATGGGCATGAAGAATCCGTCGCCGCATTGGCGATTTCTCCTGATAGCCAGTGGTTGTTCAGCGGTGATCGAGCGGGCCGAGGCCGTGTATGGGATTTGCAAACAGGTGAGCCGGTTGGCGAACCAATCGACGATCTTCTTGGCTTTCGCATCAACACGGCTTCGTTCGCCGGTGATTCAAAAAGTGTTTGGGTTGGATCAGACAATCAGTCGTTGATGCGTTGGCGTTGGTCTGACAGGACTTGGGTGGACCGCCATGACACCAATGGTTTCGTGATGAATCTTGTCGTCTCACCCGATGGGCGGCAGGCGATCACAATCGATCAATCGAAGCGAACCGACCGAACGATTTCCAATGTGACCTGGTGGGATCTTTCCAATGGCAAACAACAGCGGTTGCTTTCGGAAACATTCTCGAATGATCAGACCAGTGCCTTTGGTGGTCGTCCCAACTTTGGCGGAGCGGCTTTCTCCACTGATGGTCGATTAGCTCGTTTGGTCGTGACTCCGGCTGGCGGACGATCCAGTCGCGTTGAGACTTGGGATCTGTCCGGTAACGTTGGGACGGCGAAGCGAGTCGCGGCAGTTGAGTTGCCAGAACGCATTGGGGAGTGCACGGCGGTGGCGTCGCTGCAAGGTGCCCGTTTTGTGACCATGCATGGCAATGCGGCGTTTCGATGGGACGGGGACTCCAACACCCATTTAATGAGCTATCGAGCTCACGGTGCGGTCACGCGAGCCACATTTGCCGGGGGTGATCGCCGGGTAATCACAGCCAGTCGCAGTGTCAAAGTTTGGGACGCGGAGTCGGGAAAGACAGTCGGCAAATTGGAGTCGCCTCATGAGGGCACCGTTCGTGCGATTGCAATTTCACCGAAGGAAACGTTTCGCTTGGTGACCGGCGGCGACGATTCGCGAGTTCGTGTTTGGGACTTCGATGAAGAAACCGGATCATTCCAGTCCGTTCGTCAGTGGAACGATCCGATCTTGCAAGGTGGGATCGCTTCGTTGGATTTCAGCCCGGATGGTTCGTGCTTGCTGGCGACGACCAATCAAGGTGCGGCAACGTTGATGCGGATGGACGGGAAGGCGACGCTCAATCTGGTGGCGGATCCGTCGCTGGGTAAACTGAACGTCGGTCGCTTTTCCAATGATTCAAGATGGGTCGCGGTCGGTGGATCCGACAACGTCGCGAGGATGTGGGATGTGTCGAAGTGGTTCAAAAACCCGAGGCTGGGAGGGGCTGATATGAAGGCGCCGATCCAGCTAATTGGGCATGCGGAACCGATTGCCGATTTAGCCGTGCTGTCCAATCCGCTTCGGTTGTTTACAGCTAGCGAAGATCGATCGGTGAGAGTTTGGGATCCGATTGCTCAAGGAGCGAATCATGACGAGCAAGCGAGATTCGGACGAGAGCTGCTAGAGCTGCGTGGTCACAAAAATGCATTGTCCGCGTTGGATTTGACCGACAAGGGTGATCTGATGATGACGGCATCCGAAGACGGCACCGTGCGGTTGTGGCCGGCGATGGTGGATCCTGACTGA
- a CDS encoding 3'-5' exonuclease translates to MSDSVSHLIFDVESIADGDLISRVRYSGEDLSPDEAIAKYQAERLEQTGSTFIPHTFQVPIAVVVAKVTSDFRLVDIKSLDEPEFRPHVITKYFWQGWEMYNMPQWVTFNGRSFDIPIMELSAFRYGISIPKWFDDSGYKSRRNRFSTHAHLDLQELLTNFGAARFNGGLNLAAQTLNKPGKMGLSGDQVQASYDAGNQKEISDYCRCDVLDTYFVFLRCMVLTGKLELEREIELVQQTRDWIEKESETCQACADYMTQIGDWDNPWLAESEEVDAEEAESKDAAADNGSNSKASSDGDRETADSDESKA, encoded by the coding sequence ATGAGTGACTCAGTCTCACACCTGATCTTTGACGTCGAAAGCATCGCCGATGGCGATCTCATCTCGCGCGTCCGCTACTCGGGTGAAGACTTGTCCCCGGACGAGGCCATTGCGAAGTATCAAGCCGAACGATTGGAACAAACCGGATCGACGTTTATCCCCCACACTTTTCAGGTTCCCATCGCGGTTGTGGTCGCCAAAGTCACATCCGACTTTCGTTTGGTGGACATCAAATCGCTGGACGAACCCGAGTTTCGCCCACATGTCATCACCAAGTACTTCTGGCAAGGCTGGGAGATGTACAACATGCCCCAGTGGGTGACGTTCAACGGCCGATCGTTTGACATCCCAATCATGGAACTGTCAGCGTTCCGGTATGGAATTTCGATTCCCAAATGGTTTGACGACAGCGGCTACAAATCGCGTCGCAACCGGTTCAGCACGCATGCCCACTTGGATTTGCAGGAACTGCTGACCAACTTCGGTGCCGCTCGCTTCAACGGAGGGCTCAACTTGGCCGCCCAAACGTTGAACAAACCCGGCAAAATGGGACTCAGTGGCGATCAGGTCCAAGCGTCTTACGATGCCGGCAATCAGAAGGAGATCAGTGACTACTGCCGCTGCGATGTGTTGGACACGTACTTCGTGTTCCTGCGGTGCATGGTGCTGACGGGCAAACTGGAATTGGAACGAGAGATCGAACTGGTCCAGCAGACACGTGATTGGATCGAAAAGGAAAGCGAAACATGCCAGGCCTGCGCTGATTACATGACGCAAATTGGCGATTGGGACAATCCTTGGTTAGCCGAATCGGAAGAAGTCGACGCCGAAGAAGCGGAAAGCAAAGACGCCGCCGCGGATAACGGTTCGAACAGCAAGGCATCATCGGACGGCGATCGCGAAACGGCCGATTCGGACGAATCCAAAGCATGA
- a CDS encoding WD40 repeat domain-containing protein — protein MRNTINRRQLLVALATASMASPAWNALAEPPLGVNGVQLVGEPTQLITANDLPAARVVRLPPVDDRVKQVVVTALAIDPRGEWLAVAGDDHVIRLLRQETLQVVRTLGDGQRSGESPIGHSDMIRTLAFDATGSRLASAGNDGRLVIWDRNEQFTVLQEIGSAPALACVNFSPTGHQMVAVGFDKEVFLISNEPSQNDRLLCDCNDLRCCVYRHDAEALAIAGRDGHLHLFNPKTGKLIADQHVHERRVRDLAFMPNSDVLVSVDEDGVILRWDTRTNEVLSRQKITSGRLFSLAIVDSHRIAAAGSDDVIHLVDLADDGRSLYVSGQLRGHVGSVATLAAVDGMVFSGGFDATLRRWDLNRNAMADSKIALGNDGSTPASEPTPR, from the coding sequence ATGAGAAACACAATCAATCGACGTCAACTCTTGGTCGCACTGGCAACCGCATCCATGGCCTCACCGGCTTGGAATGCGTTGGCGGAACCGCCGTTGGGCGTCAATGGCGTTCAGTTGGTGGGCGAGCCCACTCAATTGATCACCGCCAACGACCTGCCCGCGGCGCGTGTGGTTCGTCTTCCACCGGTCGATGACCGCGTGAAACAGGTGGTTGTGACCGCACTGGCGATTGACCCTCGTGGCGAATGGTTGGCTGTCGCGGGCGACGACCATGTGATTCGTTTGCTTCGTCAGGAAACGTTGCAAGTCGTCCGCACTTTGGGCGACGGACAGCGTTCTGGCGAATCACCGATCGGCCACAGCGACATGATTCGCACGTTGGCCTTTGATGCGACGGGAAGCAGATTAGCATCCGCTGGAAACGATGGTCGCTTGGTGATCTGGGACCGGAACGAACAATTCACCGTGTTGCAAGAAATCGGATCCGCGCCCGCGTTGGCGTGTGTCAATTTCTCACCGACCGGCCACCAAATGGTTGCGGTTGGATTCGATAAAGAAGTCTTCTTGATTTCAAACGAACCAAGCCAAAACGATCGACTGTTGTGCGATTGCAACGATCTGCGTTGCTGTGTTTACCGCCACGATGCCGAAGCACTTGCGATCGCTGGTCGCGACGGGCACCTGCACCTGTTCAATCCCAAGACGGGCAAACTGATCGCGGACCAGCACGTACACGAACGACGTGTTCGCGACTTGGCGTTCATGCCAAACTCAGACGTGCTGGTAAGTGTCGATGAAGACGGGGTGATCCTACGCTGGGACACGCGGACCAACGAAGTGCTTTCGCGACAAAAGATCACCTCGGGACGCTTGTTCTCGTTGGCGATCGTCGACAGTCATCGCATTGCGGCGGCCGGCAGCGACGATGTGATTCACTTGGTCGACTTGGCCGACGACGGTCGATCGCTTTATGTGTCCGGGCAACTCAGAGGCCATGTCGGATCAGTGGCAACGCTTGCCGCAGTCGATGGCATGGTGTTCTCCGGCGGATTTGACGCGACTTTGCGGCGTTGGGATTTGAATCGAAACGCAATGGCGGACAGCAAGATTGCACTCGGCAACGACGGGTCGACCCCGGCCAGCGAACCGACACCTCGCTGA